ATGGCGGGGCGCGGTCGCGTGCTGCTGCGCAAGTCCGGTACCGAGCCGCTGGTGCGCGTGATGGTCGAGGGCGATGACGAAAATCAGGTGCGTGGCTATGCCGAAGAGCTGGCCAAAGTGGTCACCGAAGTCTGTGCCTGAATCGGCTTGCCAGTGCATAAGCTCTTGGGTAACATCTGCGCCCACTTTGATCGACGAGGTCTGGCATGCGTCGCCCCCTGGTAGCTGGTAACTGGAAAATGCACGGTACCCGCGCCAGCGTCGCAGAGCTGATCAAGGGACTTCGTCATCTGGCTCTGCCGGCCGGTGTCGATGTGGCGGTTATGCCGCCATGCCTGTACATCAATCAGGTGATCATGGGGCTGGATGGCAAGTCGATTGCCGTCGGTGCCCAGAATTGCGCGGTTGAGCCGATGCAGGGTGCCCTGACGGGCGAGGTTGCTCCCAGTCAATTGGCTGATGCCGGCTGTACGCTGGTGCTGGTCGGGCATTCGGAGCGTCGCCTGATTCTCGGTGAGCGTGACGATCTGCTCAGTCGCAAGTTTGCTGCGGCGCAATCCTGTGGTCTGGTGCCGGTGCTGTGTGTCGGCGAGACGCTGGAGCAGCGTCAGGCAGGCAAGACGCTCGAGGTGGTTGCTGCTCAGTTGGGTAGCGTGATCGAAGAGTTGGGTGTAGGGGCTTTCGCGCAGGCGGTAGTGGCTTATGAGCCGGT
The window above is part of the Pseudomonas alcaligenes genome. Proteins encoded here:
- the tpiA gene encoding triose-phosphate isomerase, with translation MRRPLVAGNWKMHGTRASVAELIKGLRHLALPAGVDVAVMPPCLYINQVIMGLDGKSIAVGAQNCAVEPMQGALTGEVAPSQLADAGCTLVLVGHSERRLILGERDDLLSRKFAAAQSCGLVPVLCVGETLEQRQAGKTLEVVAAQLGSVIEELGVGAFAQAVVAYEPVWAIGTGLTATPQEAQEVHAAIRAQLAAENAEVARGVRILYGGSVKAANAVELFGMPDIDGGLIGGASLNADEFGAICRAAGN